Proteins from a single region of Pseudomonas quebecensis:
- a CDS encoding DUF3203 family protein codes for MPVRIDNQTCFFKVNDEGREYSLPAAEVTVSTDMPRAMSYVDVGAERVYITEQEAAALTVAGAIDGRQHKKVTESGSAI; via the coding sequence ATGCCTGTCCGTATCGATAACCAGACGTGTTTTTTCAAGGTCAATGACGAAGGTCGCGAATACAGCCTGCCGGCCGCGGAAGTAACGGTAAGCACCGACATGCCCCGCGCCATGTCGTATGTGGATGTAGGTGCCGAGCGCGTCTACATCACCGAACAGGAGGCCGCCGCTCTTACGGTGGCCGGCGCAATCGATGGGCGCCAGCACAAAAAGGTCACTGAATCGGGATCGGCGATTTGA
- the ccoG gene encoding cytochrome c oxidase accessory protein CcoG: MSERIPTVEMFEPVHPKKVKAKSSDTLIHTRSFTGLFRTLRVFGAGFLFVAFFGTVWLNWSGRQAVLWDLAQSKFHIFGATFWPQDFILLSALLIICAFGLFAITVFAGRVWCGYTCPQSSFTWLFMWCEKVTEGERNQRIKLQAAPWSLNKLARRSAKHTLWLGISVLTGLTFVGYFTPIRPLATELLTWQMGGVSLFWVLFFTAATYLNAGWLREAVCMHMCPYARFQSVMFDKDTLTISYDAARGEQRGPRKREARPADLGLGDCIDCQLCVQVCPTGIDIRDGLQMECIGCAACVDACDSIMDKMGYARGLVRYTSEHQLQGGKTHLLRPRLIGYSAVLLVMIAALVVALMQRPMVSLDVTKDRGLFRENSQGLIENIYSLKVINKTQQRQQYRVELVEADGFQLQGKTELSLAPGEIVDVPVSVTLLADKPASSSQTLRFKVTDVDEPWVYSAAESRFVAPLNR; the protein is encoded by the coding sequence ATGAGCGAACGAATCCCTACCGTGGAAATGTTTGAGCCTGTGCACCCAAAGAAGGTCAAGGCCAAATCCAGCGACACCCTGATCCATACCCGCAGCTTCACCGGGCTGTTCCGCACCTTGCGCGTGTTCGGTGCCGGCTTTCTGTTCGTGGCCTTCTTCGGCACCGTGTGGCTGAACTGGAGCGGCCGGCAAGCCGTGCTATGGGACCTGGCGCAAAGCAAGTTCCACATTTTCGGTGCGACGTTCTGGCCCCAGGACTTCATCCTCTTATCGGCGCTGTTGATCATCTGTGCCTTCGGCCTGTTTGCCATTACGGTCTTCGCCGGGCGCGTCTGGTGCGGCTACACCTGCCCGCAAAGCTCGTTCACCTGGCTGTTCATGTGGTGCGAAAAAGTCACCGAGGGCGAGCGCAACCAGCGCATCAAGCTGCAAGCGGCGCCCTGGAGCCTGAACAAACTGGCGCGGCGCTCGGCCAAGCACACGTTGTGGCTGGGCATCAGTGTGCTGACCGGTCTGACCTTTGTCGGTTATTTCACCCCCATCCGCCCGCTGGCGACGGAACTGCTGACCTGGCAGATGGGCGGCGTCAGCCTGTTCTGGGTACTGTTCTTTACCGCCGCGACCTACCTCAACGCCGGCTGGCTGCGTGAAGCGGTGTGCATGCACATGTGCCCCTACGCGCGTTTCCAGAGTGTGATGTTCGATAAAGACACCCTCACCATCTCTTACGACGCCGCGCGTGGCGAGCAGCGCGGCCCGCGTAAACGCGAGGCCAGGCCGGCCGACCTCGGCCTGGGCGATTGCATCGACTGCCAGCTGTGCGTTCAGGTGTGCCCCACCGGCATCGACATCCGCGACGGCCTGCAAATGGAATGCATCGGCTGCGCGGCCTGCGTCGACGCCTGCGATTCGATCATGGACAAGATGGGCTATGCGCGCGGCCTGGTGCGGTACACCAGCGAACATCAACTGCAGGGCGGCAAGACACACCTGCTACGCCCTCGCCTGATCGGCTACAGTGCCGTGCTGCTGGTGATGATCGCCGCGCTGGTGGTGGCCCTGATGCAACGGCCGATGGTGTCGCTGGACGTGACCAAGGACCGTGGCCTGTTCCGCGAAAACAGCCAGGGCCTGATTGAAAACATCTACAGTCTCAAGGTCATCAACAAGACCCAGCAGCGCCAGCAATACCGGGTGGAGCTGGTGGAAGCCGACGGTTTCCAACTGCAAGGCAAGACCGAACTGAGCCTGGCGCCGGGGGAGATCGTCGATGTGCCGGTGTCGGTCACACTGCTGGCGGACAAGCCGGCGAGCAGTTCGCAGACGCTGCGCTTCAAGGTGACGGATGTGGATGAGCCGTGGGTCTACAGCGCGGCTGAAAGCCGCTTCGTGGCGCCGCTCAACCGCTGA
- the mapR gene encoding GntR family transcriptional regulator MpaR (MapR regulates genes involved in Pseudomonas quinolone signal (PQS) production and anthranilate metabolism) has translation MKRYEKFADDIAELIRSGVLGPGQRVPSVRYASQTYGVSPSTVFQAYYLLERRGLIRARPRSGYFVNTHAPRPFSEPVVSEQVHESTEVDVSELVFSVLDSIKDPNTVPFGSAFPSPMLFPLPRLARSLASASREMDPRLVVTDMSPGNPQLRRQIALRYMVGGLMLPMEELLITNGALEALNLCLQAVTEPGDLVAIEAPAFYACLQVLERLKLKAVEIPVHPRDGIDLNALAQSLARYPIKACWSMTSFQNPMGATLPETKKQALVELLRSHQVPLIEDDVYAELYYGQHAPKPAKAFDTEGLVMHCGSFAKSLAPGYRVGWVAAGRYAQKVERLKLMTSLCPSMPAQAAIADYLQHGGYDRHLRKLRYALEEQQSAMLAAIGRYFPAQTRVSQPAGGYFLWLELPEQIDSLKLFQMALAQGISIAPGPIFSATQRFRNCIRLNYGSPWTEASEKAMETLGRIARSF, from the coding sequence ATGAAACGCTACGAAAAATTCGCCGACGACATCGCCGAACTGATCCGCTCCGGTGTCCTGGGGCCTGGCCAGCGCGTGCCGTCGGTGCGTTATGCCAGCCAGACGTACGGCGTCAGTCCCTCTACGGTGTTCCAGGCTTATTACCTGCTGGAGCGCCGTGGACTGATCCGCGCCCGTCCGCGTTCCGGGTATTTCGTCAATACCCACGCACCGCGCCCGTTTTCCGAGCCGGTGGTGAGCGAGCAGGTGCATGAATCCACCGAGGTGGATGTGAGCGAACTGGTGTTCTCGGTGCTCGACTCGATCAAAGACCCCAACACCGTGCCCTTCGGTTCGGCGTTTCCCAGCCCGATGCTGTTCCCGTTACCGCGCCTGGCCCGCTCCCTGGCCAGCGCCAGCCGGGAGATGGACCCGCGCCTGGTGGTTACCGACATGTCGCCGGGCAACCCGCAATTGCGTCGGCAGATTGCCCTGCGCTATATGGTCGGCGGCCTGATGCTGCCCATGGAAGAACTGCTGATCACCAACGGCGCCCTCGAAGCGCTGAACCTGTGCCTGCAGGCCGTGACCGAGCCGGGCGACCTGGTGGCCATCGAAGCACCGGCGTTCTATGCCTGCCTGCAGGTTCTGGAGCGTTTGAAGCTCAAGGCGGTGGAGATCCCGGTGCACCCGCGCGACGGCATCGATCTCAATGCCCTGGCGCAAAGCCTTGCGCGCTACCCGATCAAGGCGTGCTGGAGCATGACCAGTTTCCAGAACCCCATGGGCGCCACCCTGCCCGAAACCAAAAAACAAGCGCTGGTGGAACTGCTGCGCAGCCACCAGGTGCCGTTGATCGAAGACGATGTGTACGCCGAGTTGTACTACGGCCAGCACGCGCCCAAGCCGGCCAAGGCCTTCGACACCGAAGGCCTGGTGATGCACTGCGGCTCCTTCGCCAAGAGCCTCGCGCCGGGGTATCGGGTGGGATGGGTTGCCGCCGGGCGCTATGCGCAGAAAGTCGAGCGTTTGAAGCTGATGACCTCACTGTGCCCATCGATGCCGGCGCAGGCGGCGATAGCCGACTACCTGCAACACGGCGGCTACGACCGGCACCTGCGCAAATTGCGCTATGCCCTGGAGGAACAGCAAAGCGCCATGCTCGCTGCCATCGGCCGCTACTTCCCGGCACAAACCCGCGTCAGCCAACCGGCCGGTGGTTACTTCCTGTGGCTGGAACTGCCGGAACAGATCGACTCGTTAAAACTGTTCCAGATGGCATTGGCCCAAGGCATCAGCATCGCGCCGGGGCCGATCTTCTCCGCAACCCAGCGCTTCAGGAATTGCATCCGCTTGAATTACGGCAGCCCCTGGACAGAAGCGTCGGAAAAAGCGATGGAGACGCTGGGGAGGATTGCGCGGTCGTTTTGA